Proteins found in one Oncorhynchus mykiss isolate Arlee chromosome 17, USDA_OmykA_1.1, whole genome shotgun sequence genomic segment:
- the LOC118936550 gene encoding beta-1,3-N-acetylglucosaminyltransferase lunatic fringe-like, with amino-acid sequence MSKGVWRKRALSTAGGASFTCLVMMFLLVAVIKHRGTLVEEGSNGREFGTRSLQSLNSINNNDKPVDQAPAEDRVGEKCQATQVKGFSAYFSELSRGKRAVEHRAVKTRDPTPVEELSPADVFIAVKTTKKYHHTRLDLLLDTWISRNVLQTYVFTDGEDDRLRKRMGSHMINTNCSAAHSRQALSCKMAVEYDTFISSGKKWFCHVDDDNYVNIRSLVKLLSHYSHAHDVYIGRPSLDRPLEATERFGDAHTRPVRFWFATGGAGFCVSRGLALKMSPWASGGNFMTTADRIRLPDDCTVGYIIEALLGVGLIRSPLFHSHLENLQLVSPTQIHHQVTLSYGTVDSKRNIINIRGALSLDEDPTRFRSVHCVLYPDTPWCSALTWY; translated from the exons ATGTCAAAAGGTGTCTGGAGGAAACGCGCCCTCTCCACCGCTGGAGGAGCCTCGTTCACCTGCCTCGTGATGATGTTTCTTCTCGTCGCCGTTATCAAACACCGGGGGACTCTCGTGGAGGAAGGTTCCAACGGGAGAGAGTTCGGGACTCGCTCCCTGCAAAGTTTAAACAGCATTAATAATAATGACAAACCCGTTGACCAAGCTCCAGCCGAGGATCGGGTCGGGGAGAAATGTCAGGCGACCCAGGTCAAGGGTTTCTCGGCGTACTTCAGTGAGTTGAGCCGGGGGAAGCGGGCGGTGGAGCACAGAGCGGTGAAGACTCGTGATCCTACACCGGTGGAGGAGCTCAGTCCGGCGGATGTGTTCATAGCGGTGAAAACCACCAAGAAATATCACCACACCAGGCTGGATCTACTGCTGGACACATGGATCTCTAGAAACGTGCTACAG acgTACGTATTCACCGATGGAGAGGATGACAGGCTGAGGAAGAGGATGG GGAGTCACATGATCAATACGAACTGTTCAGCGGCCCACAGTCGCCAGGCTCTGTCCTGTAAAATGGCCGTCGAATACGACACCTTCATCAGCTCTGGCAAGAA GTGGTTCTGCCATGTGGATGATGATAACTACGTGAACATACGTTCCCTTGTGAAGCTCCTGTCTCACTACAGCCACGCCCACGACGTCTACATTGGCCGGCCTAGCCTCGACCGACCGCTAGAAGCCACCGAGAGGTTTGGCGACGCCCACACG CGTCCAGTGCGTTTCTGGTTTGCCACAGGAGGAGCAGGGTTCTGTGTTAGTCGAGGTCTCGCCCTCAAGATGAGCCCCTGGGCCAG TGGAGGTAATTTCATGACAACAGCTGATCGTATTCGTCTCCCTGACGACTGTACGGTTGGTTACATCATCGAGGCGTTGCTAGGGGTGGGTCTTATCCGCTCCCCACTGTTCCACTCTCACCTGGAGAACCTTCAGCTGGTGTCACCGACACAGATACaccaccag GTGACTCTGAGTTATGGAACGGTTGACAGTAAGAGAAACATAATCAATATAAGAGGAGCGCTCTCATTGGACGAAGACCCTACCAG gttcagGTCTGTCCATTGTGTCTTATACCCAGACACTCCGTGGTGTTCAGCCCTGACCTGGTACTGA